Proteins encoded in a region of the Paenibacillus sp. E222 genome:
- a CDS encoding carbohydrate ABC transporter permease, which produces MMESRGEKVFYVFNYIILGLFACLTLYPFLYVLSASISSPQAVVTGEVLLLPKGITWEAYTSVLGEKGIWTGYGNTIFYTVVGTLTSMILTICGAYPLAKKRLKGRTTINLIISFTLIFNAGMIPMYLNFQSLGLLDNRFGIIIGFAISTFNFVILRTFFQSLPEEIEEAARIDGAGDIGVMMRIVLPLSKAPLATIGLFYAVSRWNGYFWSMIMLRDESKFPLQVLLNRLVVQMKPSENMMNDVSFTTGETVIYATIVVAIIPIIAVYPFIQKYFVKGVMIGSLKG; this is translated from the coding sequence ATGATGGAGAGTCGTGGAGAAAAAGTATTCTATGTATTCAACTATATTATTCTGGGTTTGTTCGCCTGTCTGACCTTGTATCCGTTCTTATATGTCCTGTCAGCGTCTATAAGTTCCCCACAGGCAGTAGTGACAGGAGAGGTTCTTTTGCTTCCAAAAGGAATTACGTGGGAAGCTTATACTTCAGTGCTGGGTGAGAAAGGGATTTGGACCGGTTATGGCAATACGATTTTCTACACGGTTGTCGGCACATTAACAAGTATGATTTTGACGATCTGTGGTGCATATCCACTGGCGAAGAAAAGGCTGAAAGGCCGGACAACGATTAATTTGATCATTTCTTTCACACTGATTTTCAATGCTGGTATGATTCCGATGTACCTGAACTTCCAGAGTCTTGGTTTGCTGGATAATCGTTTTGGTATAATTATCGGGTTTGCGATAAGTACATTTAACTTTGTTATTCTGCGTACGTTCTTCCAGTCACTTCCCGAGGAGATTGAAGAGGCAGCGCGTATTGACGGTGCAGGCGATATCGGTGTTATGATGCGGATCGTGCTGCCACTCTCGAAGGCTCCGCTAGCTACAATCGGATTGTTTTACGCTGTATCGAGATGGAACGGCTACTTCTGGTCCATGATCATGCTGCGGGATGAGAGCAAGTTCCCGCTACAGGTTCTGCTGAACAGACTTGTTGTACAGATGAAACCATCGGAAAACATGATGAACGATGTTTCCTTTACAACAGGAGAAACTGTCATTTATGCTACAATCGTGGTTGCCATTATTCCGATTATCGCTGTCTATCCATTTATACAAAAATATTTTGTTAAGGGTGTCATGATCGGTTCATTAAAGGGTTAA
- a CDS encoding S-layer homology domain-containing protein, which produces MRSKTKLKQIEIRKVWTSFLVLLMICTTSVNAATTEQLARPSFELKLNSINNNLVEVSVIGHDLEDLYAYEMNLEFDANRLNFSKASAGTVGYTVVPKAEGNYLKIAHTKVGSVKGDSGDQLLTTLQFSVQRAGNSTITLQNIKLVDSKLNMSSMTPALQETIHAESGISFSDITGHWAEASILKAVDAGFIDGYTDGTFRPKHEVTRAEFAVMFSRALKLDVNESDATFADANQIPAWASSHVQAAVKKRLITGYADHTFRPNAKMSRAEMASVAVRALGKTQHDVTYVNEFTDAADISSWAKPFIHEAVESSIMQGIGNNRFSPNTNVTRAEAVTVILNVLRN; this is translated from the coding sequence TTGAGATCGAAGACCAAGTTGAAGCAAATAGAAATAAGGAAGGTGTGGACAAGTTTCTTGGTGCTACTGATGATCTGTACAACGAGTGTGAATGCAGCCACAACAGAGCAGTTAGCGCGTCCAAGCTTTGAGTTAAAACTGAATTCTATTAATAACAATCTCGTTGAAGTTTCGGTCATCGGACATGACCTTGAGGATCTGTATGCCTATGAAATGAATCTGGAATTTGATGCAAATAGGCTTAATTTTTCCAAAGCAAGCGCAGGAACTGTTGGATATACGGTCGTGCCGAAAGCGGAGGGGAATTATCTCAAGATTGCCCATACCAAAGTGGGCAGCGTGAAAGGTGATAGTGGGGATCAACTATTGACGACCCTGCAATTTAGTGTGCAACGTGCTGGTAACAGCACGATTACACTTCAGAATATCAAGCTGGTGGACTCAAAGCTAAATATGTCTAGCATGACACCTGCACTGCAGGAGACCATACATGCGGAATCAGGGATCAGCTTCAGTGACATAACGGGGCATTGGGCAGAGGCTTCCATTTTAAAGGCGGTTGATGCCGGATTTATTGACGGGTATACGGACGGCACGTTCCGTCCTAAGCATGAGGTCACTCGCGCCGAGTTTGCTGTTATGTTTAGCAGAGCACTTAAACTTGATGTGAATGAATCAGATGCAACTTTCGCCGATGCGAACCAGATCCCGGCTTGGGCTTCCTCCCACGTGCAAGCAGCAGTGAAGAAGCGACTTATTACCGGTTATGCCGACCACACCTTCCGACCAAACGCGAAGATGAGTCGTGCCGAGATGGCATCGGTTGCTGTTCGCGCACTCGGCAAGACACAACATGATGTGACTTACGTGAATGAATTTACTGATGCAGCCGATATTTCTTCTTGGGCGAAACCTTTCATTCATGAGGCTGTAGAATCAAGCATTATGCAGGGGATAGGGAACAATCGTTTCTCGCCAAACACGAATGTGACCCGCGCAGAGGCAGTTACCGTGATCTTAAATGTGTTAAGGAATTGA
- a CDS encoding AraC family transcriptional regulator, with the protein MEVGFESVPFHGKPVVWTDRHRTSKTNSSFYHWHQCCEFLIVFEGKGTVVMNNKTYQIKPGMLYVFQPFEIHKVFAKVTHECHYERAVIHLDHVVIDQYLKDYPRRREWFDRLCYSSEIERAFDLSRDMDLFSYCVEDYGQIAHMEQGESREEITVFVLQFLSAMARIFPKDQSEPSLTRRKKEHSELIMQWLDEHYMESNILNKLADQLHFTRSYVSRLFKNETGSNLSEYLTAKRIKVAAHMLETTTMSVEYISHHVGFQNVSHFISCFKKTYQVTPLKYKLNQKKSGLESHEI; encoded by the coding sequence ATGGAAGTCGGTTTTGAATCAGTCCCGTTTCATGGAAAACCTGTGGTGTGGACAGATCGTCATCGAACAAGCAAAACAAACAGTAGTTTTTATCATTGGCACCAGTGCTGCGAGTTTTTGATCGTATTTGAAGGTAAGGGTACAGTGGTCATGAATAACAAGACCTATCAAATCAAGCCGGGGATGCTCTATGTATTCCAGCCATTCGAAATACACAAAGTCTTTGCTAAAGTAACTCATGAATGTCATTACGAAAGAGCAGTGATCCATTTAGATCATGTGGTTATAGATCAGTATTTAAAAGACTATCCACGTCGCAGAGAATGGTTTGATCGTTTGTGCTATTCCAGTGAGATTGAGCGCGCATTTGACTTAAGCAGAGATATGGATCTTTTTAGCTACTGTGTGGAAGATTACGGACAAATTGCTCACATGGAACAAGGTGAATCCCGGGAGGAAATTACCGTATTCGTTCTTCAGTTTCTTAGTGCTATGGCAAGGATCTTCCCTAAAGATCAATCGGAACCCAGTCTTACTCGGCGCAAGAAAGAACATTCTGAGCTTATTATGCAGTGGTTGGATGAACATTATATGGAATCTAACATTCTCAACAAGCTGGCAGACCAACTGCATTTCACAAGATCCTATGTGTCCCGGCTTTTCAAGAATGAAACTGGAAGCAATTTGAGCGAGTATCTTACTGCCAAACGAATTAAAGTAGCAGCTCATATGCTGGAAACGACAACTATGTCGGTGGAATACATAAGTCATCACGTAGGCTTCCAGAATGTTTCACATTTTATCTCGTGTTTCAAAAAAACGTACCAGGTCACACCTTTGAAGTATAAGTTAAATCAAAAAAAGAGCGGGTTGGAGAGCCATGAAATATAG
- a CDS encoding glycoside hydrolase family 88 protein: MLNTEEQRVWLQDIEQRIIQKLDWVSEKSKNKIPYTTVNGVHDDRSVENPSGTHADGINWWTNGFWGGMMWQMYYNTGQEKYKNVANISEDKLDAGLQQYYGLHHDVGFMWLPTSVANYKLTKNPESRKRALHAANLLAGRYNPMGEFIRAWNDISGEDTRGWAIIDCMFNIPLLYWATEETGDPRFMQIALKHADTVMNTFVRPDGSVNHIVEFDPFTGGVIKSYGGQGYGEGSSWTRGQTWGLYGFMMSYIHTGKKEYLDTAKRIAHYFIANIPDNGIIPIDFRQPNEPAYEDSTAAAIAACGLIEISKAVELHEKELYLKPALKLLKTLDEDRADWTTDCDCILKNGSAAYHAKEHHQSIIYGDYYFIEAVYKLKGTDLYFW, encoded by the coding sequence ATGTTAAATACAGAAGAGCAACGAGTCTGGCTACAAGATATTGAGCAACGTATTATTCAAAAATTAGACTGGGTGAGCGAAAAATCCAAAAACAAAATTCCATACACTACCGTTAATGGTGTACATGATGACCGATCTGTCGAAAATCCTAGTGGTACACATGCAGACGGGATTAACTGGTGGACCAATGGTTTCTGGGGTGGAATGATGTGGCAGATGTACTACAATACGGGTCAAGAGAAATACAAAAATGTTGCAAACATCTCAGAAGACAAGCTCGATGCGGGCCTTCAGCAGTATTACGGTCTGCATCATGATGTGGGATTTATGTGGCTACCAACCAGTGTCGCAAACTATAAACTGACCAAGAATCCTGAATCTCGCAAACGGGCGCTTCACGCTGCCAACTTGTTGGCAGGACGCTACAACCCGATGGGAGAGTTTATTCGCGCATGGAACGACATCAGTGGAGAAGACACTCGAGGATGGGCCATTATTGACTGTATGTTTAACATCCCCTTACTCTATTGGGCAACGGAAGAAACTGGAGATCCCCGATTTATGCAGATTGCCCTCAAGCATGCCGATACGGTCATGAACACATTTGTACGTCCTGACGGTTCCGTCAATCATATTGTAGAATTCGATCCGTTTACAGGCGGTGTTATAAAATCTTATGGTGGGCAAGGGTATGGTGAAGGCTCATCTTGGACGAGAGGTCAGACGTGGGGATTGTACGGATTTATGATGAGCTACATTCATACAGGCAAAAAGGAATATCTCGATACGGCGAAACGCATTGCTCACTACTTTATCGCCAACATTCCGGATAATGGAATTATTCCTATTGACTTTAGACAACCGAATGAGCCAGCATATGAAGATTCAACGGCTGCAGCAATTGCAGCTTGCGGACTTATTGAGATTTCAAAGGCAGTCGAACTTCATGAGAAGGAACTATATCTGAAACCTGCCCTTAAATTGCTGAAAACATTGGATGAAGACAGAGCAGACTGGACCACAGATTGCGATTGTATCCTCAAAAATGGATCAGCTGCGTATCATGCCAAAGAGCATCATCAATCTATTATTTATGGAGATTACTACTTTATAGAAGCGGTATATAAGTTAAAAGGAACTGACTTGTATTTCTGGTGA
- a CDS encoding sensor histidine kinase — protein MKKWLYSTTFRERIQLSLILFTMVAVVVCGGTSYLIASRVLENKSYSLNQGIIDKSAQSLEEKLRKIRLAVLTFMSSDQFNQLLKRTAKGGELSYYDHFKLNQSLQTPIFQMKLIEPGITSILINTPVGEYFSNPDNRTGGIPFSESNVYPFLEKGHLAGWVESHPDDLFRTGQNVLSLMFVPIVQNAPADTHIVVDVSESALKEYLLKNSGDAIPVVFTENGKLAFEADSLSSQLAADADFRSRLKDNKGHFEYTVNHIRYLVNYSTVAFPDNWLIVHLTERNVLLRDVRLIQLVTISVIVIFGLLALLVSRKLTSLLLRPLNQLQSVMKKVEHNDWSVRFQGEYKDEFTHVGFRFNSMLDQIELLTRERMDAQHAERIAEMKALQAQMNPHFLYNTLNTILWKSHSNKQEEVREMIMSLSALFRVGLNNGEELTTVGKELEHVTQYLKIQKLCYASLFEYTIECDEEIKQLSTLKLLLQPLVENSILHGFKDYRNEGQIHIRVKVVNKFLQMKVIDNGQGFDVQEHEADNPHFDVSDCEGFALRNIGKRLSLYYGSRAEFNVTSTPYIQTSIEILIPLEIEGAS, from the coding sequence ATGAAAAAATGGCTATATTCAACTACATTCCGAGAGCGCATACAATTATCACTAATTTTGTTTACGATGGTTGCTGTAGTTGTCTGCGGAGGAACATCATATCTTATTGCCTCCCGGGTACTGGAGAACAAATCGTATTCCCTTAATCAAGGGATTATCGATAAATCAGCGCAATCTTTGGAGGAAAAACTGCGCAAAATTCGCCTTGCCGTTCTGACTTTTATGTCCAGCGATCAGTTTAATCAGTTGCTCAAGAGAACGGCAAAGGGCGGTGAACTCAGCTATTATGATCATTTCAAGTTGAATCAGTCACTACAAACGCCTATTTTTCAAATGAAGCTCATTGAGCCGGGCATCACGTCCATCTTGATTAACACTCCTGTTGGCGAGTACTTTTCTAACCCAGATAATCGAACTGGGGGAATTCCTTTCTCAGAGAGCAACGTATATCCTTTTTTAGAAAAGGGGCATCTTGCAGGATGGGTGGAATCACATCCGGATGATCTGTTTAGAACTGGTCAGAACGTGCTCAGTCTGATGTTTGTGCCTATCGTACAGAATGCACCGGCAGATACACATATTGTCGTTGATGTAAGTGAGAGTGCCTTGAAGGAGTACTTGCTCAAGAACAGTGGAGATGCCATTCCTGTTGTATTTACCGAGAATGGAAAACTTGCATTTGAAGCCGATTCCCTCTCCAGTCAACTGGCTGCCGACGCTGATTTCAGAAGCCGATTGAAGGATAATAAGGGACATTTTGAATATACGGTCAACCATATTCGCTATCTGGTCAATTATTCCACGGTGGCTTTTCCGGATAACTGGTTAATTGTACACCTTACTGAAAGAAATGTGCTTTTGAGAGATGTACGTTTGATTCAACTCGTCACGATCAGTGTCATCGTTATATTCGGTCTATTGGCATTGCTGGTATCACGAAAATTAACAAGTTTACTGCTGCGTCCATTAAATCAGTTACAATCCGTCATGAAAAAGGTCGAGCATAACGATTGGTCCGTTCGTTTTCAAGGCGAATACAAAGATGAGTTCACACACGTCGGCTTCAGGTTTAACAGCATGCTGGATCAGATTGAACTTCTTACTAGGGAGCGAATGGATGCACAACATGCCGAACGAATCGCCGAAATGAAGGCGTTGCAGGCTCAGATGAATCCGCATTTTTTGTATAATACGTTAAATACCATCCTGTGGAAATCTCACTCCAACAAACAGGAAGAAGTCCGAGAGATGATTATGTCCTTATCGGCTCTGTTCCGTGTGGGATTGAACAATGGGGAAGAGCTTACAACGGTGGGGAAGGAGCTGGAGCATGTAACCCAGTATTTGAAGATTCAAAAGCTATGTTATGCGAGCCTATTTGAATACACGATTGAATGTGATGAGGAGATTAAGCAGCTTTCCACGCTAAAATTGTTGTTGCAACCGTTGGTAGAAAACAGCATCCTGCATGGTTTCAAAGACTATCGAAATGAGGGACAGATTCATATCAGGGTTAAGGTAGTCAATAAGTTCCTGCAGATGAAAGTGATTGATAATGGTCAAGGCTTCGACGTTCAGGAGCATGAGGCAGATAATCCGCATTTTGATGTGTCGGATTGTGAAGGGTTTGCTCTCAGAAATATTGGTAAACGGCTTTCCTTGTACTATGGAAGCAGAGCAGAATTCAATGTAACCAGTACACCATATATACAAACTAGCATCGAAATTCTCATTCCGCTTGAAATCGAGGGGGCATCTTAA
- a CDS encoding sugar ABC transporter permease — translation MTTNTKIQTYSSKSVKRTSTLWALIKRDWFLYLLLVPFLLWYVMFAFKPMYGIQIAFKDYSIFKGIQGSEWVGLQHFQEFLQSEYFYRVLKNTLIISLYALLFVFPAPIIFALLLNEVKSSKFKKVVQTFTYMPHFISVVIVAGIVTNFLAPGNGIVNLIIEKFGGDKIYFLADASFFRTILNSMNIWQGTGFAAIIYIAALSGVNSELYEAAVIDGASKWKRTLHVTIPGILPTIMIMLILQIGSLLEVGYEAIILLYQPVTYATADVISTYVYREGIVNGRYDMAAAVGLFNSVVGFILIIAANKLSKKYTESGLW, via the coding sequence GTGACGACAAACACGAAAATTCAAACGTACAGTTCCAAGAGCGTAAAGAGGACATCTACATTATGGGCTTTGATTAAACGAGACTGGTTCCTTTATTTGCTACTAGTTCCCTTTTTATTATGGTATGTCATGTTTGCATTCAAGCCGATGTACGGCATACAGATTGCATTTAAGGACTATAGCATATTCAAAGGAATTCAGGGTAGCGAATGGGTAGGTCTTCAACACTTTCAGGAATTTTTACAAAGTGAATATTTCTACAGGGTGTTAAAGAACACACTGATTATCAGCTTGTACGCATTGCTATTTGTATTTCCAGCACCAATTATTTTTGCTCTACTACTCAATGAGGTCAAGAGTTCCAAATTCAAAAAAGTTGTGCAAACGTTTACTTATATGCCCCACTTTATATCGGTTGTTATCGTAGCAGGAATTGTCACTAACTTCCTGGCTCCCGGAAACGGTATAGTCAACCTGATTATTGAAAAGTTTGGTGGCGATAAAATTTACTTCCTGGCTGATGCGAGTTTCTTCCGAACGATACTGAACTCCATGAACATTTGGCAGGGTACCGGGTTTGCGGCCATCATATATATTGCTGCATTATCCGGTGTTAATTCGGAACTGTATGAAGCCGCTGTTATTGATGGAGCGAGCAAATGGAAACGTACACTTCACGTTACGATTCCGGGAATCCTTCCAACGATCATGATCATGCTCATACTGCAGATCGGTAGCTTGCTCGAGGTTGGGTATGAAGCCATAATTCTTCTCTACCAACCGGTAACTTACGCAACTGCGGATGTTATTAGTACCTATGTCTATCGTGAAGGTATCGTAAACGGAAGGTATGATATGGCTGCGGCAGTAGGATTATTTAACTCAGTCGTTGGATTTATTCTCATCATCGCTGCAAATAAACTGAGCAAGAAATATACAGAATCTGGACTATGGTAG
- a CDS encoding extracellular solute-binding protein gives MKRKASLLLASLLVSATVLGACSSSNTASNTTNNTQTSSKGTEGKETANLSIFYFDDAGVVKMDSPVLKKAAELTGVTLNNVASAGGEEKQAYNLMLASGTLPDIVSYYTADLNSIGAEGALEPLNDYIDKLAPNFKKFLDEHEEVRKTITAADGNIYAIPFVADGSASTGWFIRQDWLDKLNLDMPKTVDEYYEVLKAFRDQDPNGNGKKDEVPFMQRDNVVGVYSLLPLWDAYHSFYIKDGKIVYGPYEDQFKTGIENIAKWYKEGLIDKEIYTRSKAREVLLGNNTAGSTHDWFASTANFNQSLSKDVPDLNFIPFAPPASTSGKVYEVGKRAQLSGFGWGVTAQSKHIEDAVKYFDFWWSEEGRRLFNFGIEGESYTMVDGKPKFTEEVLSQPAVNGYLVEAFGAQLPKMGAWQDFSYEEQWTNEIALKGIKEYQDKNIISDDYVLPTLNFTKEEQKRLDALKGQIDTYFAEKAQTWVMGGENVEAGFEAYKTQLKNLGVEEYIQIYNDAYARYLSIQ, from the coding sequence GTGAAAAGAAAAGCGTCTTTATTATTGGCATCTCTGTTAGTGAGTGCGACTGTACTCGGAGCGTGTAGTTCGAGCAATACTGCGAGTAATACCACGAACAATACACAGACTTCATCCAAGGGCACTGAAGGTAAGGAAACAGCGAATCTGAGCATCTTCTATTTTGATGATGCGGGTGTAGTCAAGATGGACTCACCTGTCCTGAAAAAGGCAGCTGAACTGACCGGGGTAACTTTGAACAACGTGGCTTCTGCTGGCGGGGAGGAGAAGCAGGCCTATAACCTGATGCTGGCTTCCGGTACATTGCCGGATATTGTGAGTTATTATACGGCGGATCTGAACTCCATTGGAGCCGAAGGTGCTTTGGAACCACTGAATGATTATATCGATAAATTGGCGCCGAACTTCAAGAAGTTTCTGGATGAACACGAAGAAGTGAGAAAAACGATTACTGCTGCCGATGGAAATATATATGCCATTCCTTTTGTCGCAGATGGTAGCGCTTCAACAGGTTGGTTTATTCGTCAGGATTGGCTGGACAAGTTGAATCTGGATATGCCAAAGACAGTAGATGAATATTATGAAGTCTTAAAAGCCTTCCGTGACCAGGACCCGAACGGCAATGGCAAAAAAGATGAAGTGCCTTTCATGCAACGTGATAACGTTGTTGGGGTATACAGCTTGCTTCCTTTATGGGATGCTTATCATTCTTTCTATATTAAAGATGGAAAAATCGTATATGGTCCTTATGAGGACCAATTCAAAACAGGAATCGAGAACATCGCTAAGTGGTATAAGGAAGGCTTGATCGACAAAGAAATCTATACTCGTTCTAAAGCACGAGAGGTCTTGTTGGGCAACAACACTGCGGGTTCCACACATGACTGGTTTGCGAGTACAGCTAACTTTAACCAATCTCTGAGCAAAGATGTTCCAGATCTCAACTTTATCCCGTTTGCTCCGCCTGCAAGTACTTCCGGCAAAGTGTATGAAGTAGGCAAACGTGCTCAGCTTAGTGGCTTCGGTTGGGGCGTTACGGCACAAAGCAAGCATATCGAAGATGCAGTAAAATATTTTGACTTTTGGTGGAGTGAAGAAGGACGTCGATTGTTCAACTTCGGGATTGAAGGCGAGTCCTACACCATGGTTGATGGCAAACCGAAATTTACAGAGGAAGTCTTAAGCCAACCGGCGGTTAATGGCTACTTGGTAGAAGCCTTTGGCGCGCAATTGCCGAAAATGGGGGCATGGCAGGACTTCTCTTATGAAGAACAATGGACGAATGAAATTGCTTTGAAAGGCATTAAGGAATACCAGGATAAAAACATCATCTCTGATGATTATGTACTGCCAACATTGAACTTCACAAAAGAGGAGCAAAAACGTCTAGATGCGTTGAAAGGCCAGATTGATACGTATTTTGCAGAGAAAGCGCAGACCTGGGTCATGGGTGGTGAAAATGTGGAGGCCGGATTCGAGGCATACAAAACTCAACTGAAAAATCTTGGTGTAGAAGAATACATCCAAATCTACAATGATGCTTACGCTCGTTACCTAAGTATCCAATAG
- a CDS encoding alginate lyase family protein has product MPQRSTKAKLMSTMLVIIMLLIPAYSVASPETAEAATFTHPGIMHNATDLTRMSANQNTEPWKSALANFKTDSKASSSYAKQGPYSTVCRNDSTSTCTSTNYGNSALENDARAAYYNALLWNVTGTQAYANKAIEILNAWSSTLTSIAGTDAQLAAGDNGIFLANAGELLRYSNSGWAAANITQLENMLTNVFYPHIQSPGDANWGGSAMKSMISIAIFTNNQTMFDSAISNFRTNACASVTRNVMSTGQISESGRDQVHALGGLGNLTVVAEIAWKQGVDLFGDGDNRLLAGSEYWSNYNLGNEPTSWDSTYGRCTMGPWSGINGTGRSATIGWAQNEIIYAHYVTRKGLTAPYTTSYMNGMPATDTDAALLTFAYRLGTTTDSTKPSAPTGLTVKPLSDKVINLSWSPSTDNIAVSGYKIYRNGTIVGYSPTTDYTDAGLTTSTAYNYQVSAYDAKSNTSTTSSTVSATTLSSANAQIPFSSQDIGSVGVAGSYSYSAGTYTIKGAGSDIWDKSDQFRFAYVPLKGDRTITARVASLANTHSSAKAGVMIRESLFEDASNVYAAMKPGLAVFQNRTAPGAITNSTTSATVSAPYWVRATRSGNTVTTYISANGVTWTQTGSSSISAASTAYVGLAVTSHANTTLTTATFDNVSVQ; this is encoded by the coding sequence ATGCCACAACGGTCTACCAAAGCAAAGCTCATGAGTACTATGCTAGTCATCATCATGCTTCTGATCCCTGCGTATAGTGTAGCTTCACCGGAAACGGCAGAAGCAGCAACATTTACTCATCCTGGAATTATGCATAATGCTACGGATCTCACTAGAATGTCTGCCAATCAGAACACTGAACCTTGGAAGTCAGCATTAGCAAATTTCAAAACAGATAGCAAAGCATCCTCATCTTATGCAAAACAAGGACCCTATAGTACGGTTTGCAGGAACGATTCTACTTCAACATGTACGAGTACGAATTATGGAAATAGTGCCTTAGAGAACGATGCGAGAGCAGCTTATTATAACGCTCTCCTATGGAATGTGACAGGAACACAAGCGTATGCTAATAAAGCCATTGAGATTCTGAATGCTTGGTCGAGCACATTAACTAGCATTGCTGGAACAGATGCACAGCTTGCTGCAGGTGATAATGGCATTTTTCTTGCCAATGCAGGCGAATTGTTACGATATAGCAACTCAGGCTGGGCTGCAGCAAATATTACACAACTGGAAAATATGTTGACCAACGTTTTTTATCCTCATATTCAATCCCCGGGGGATGCAAACTGGGGTGGATCCGCAATGAAATCCATGATTTCAATCGCGATATTCACGAACAATCAGACGATGTTTGATTCTGCAATATCTAATTTCAGAACGAATGCTTGTGCTTCTGTGACGAGAAATGTTATGTCTACAGGGCAGATTTCCGAATCGGGGCGAGATCAGGTTCACGCTCTTGGTGGACTTGGCAACTTAACGGTTGTGGCAGAAATCGCCTGGAAGCAGGGTGTTGACTTGTTTGGAGATGGAGATAATCGACTCTTAGCTGGCTCGGAATATTGGTCCAATTATAATCTGGGCAATGAACCAACTTCATGGGATTCAACATACGGACGTTGTACCATGGGACCTTGGAGTGGTATTAATGGAACGGGAAGAAGTGCTACCATCGGATGGGCACAAAATGAAATCATATATGCTCACTATGTAACACGCAAAGGATTGACTGCTCCGTATACAACCAGTTATATGAATGGCATGCCAGCAACAGATACGGATGCAGCTCTGCTCACATTTGCATACAGACTGGGTACCACTACCGATTCAACGAAGCCATCAGCACCGACGGGTTTAACCGTCAAACCGTTGTCTGACAAAGTTATTAATTTGAGCTGGTCACCTTCAACGGATAATATTGCTGTAAGTGGTTACAAAATTTACAGGAATGGGACCATTGTGGGATATTCACCAACTACGGACTATACCGATGCTGGACTGACTACTTCTACAGCTTACAACTATCAAGTAAGTGCTTATGATGCGAAGTCAAACACATCTACAACAAGCAGCACGGTAAGTGCTACGACACTGTCATCTGCGAATGCACAGATCCCGTTTTCTTCGCAGGATATTGGTAGCGTCGGTGTTGCTGGAAGTTACAGTTATAGTGCCGGGACCTATACAATAAAAGGGGCTGGAAGTGATATCTGGGATAAATCAGATCAGTTTAGATTTGCTTATGTGCCGTTAAAAGGAGACCGGACGATTACAGCTCGTGTTGCCAGTCTGGCGAATACCCATTCATCTGCCAAGGCAGGAGTCATGATTCGAGAATCTCTGTTTGAGGATGCCAGTAATGTGTATGCTGCTATGAAACCAGGACTCGCCGTATTCCAAAATCGGACGGCACCTGGCGCGATCACGAATTCTACGACGTCCGCAACGGTGAGTGCACCTTATTGGGTCAGAGCGACCAGATCGGGGAACACCGTAACGACCTACATTTCTGCGAATGGTGTTACATGGACTCAGACAGGTTCGTCATCCATTTCTGCTGCAAGTACAGCCTATGTAGGACTTGCGGTGACGTCTCATGCAAACACGACGCTTACAACTGCTACATTTGACAATGTAAGTGTTCAGTAG